One window of the Spea bombifrons isolate aSpeBom1 chromosome 8, aSpeBom1.2.pri, whole genome shotgun sequence genome contains the following:
- the BMP15 gene encoding bone morphogenetic protein 15: MPGLPQHLLFLCLFIGLFPPAIGGNGLRALARSSSLPLIRTLMEHGPQVPHVAAKRDFNVQHLRFMLELYRKSADSDGRPKNGRQPGVAVRLVRPVNQSSFIAEGHWHVQNLTFKPQGLVQIKQLVKATVMHPGALVLGDACFSCKLDFLANAGIVLKTRVFPGNRKWAETDFTSHLKALIEGPRMPLNLELQLICRKVRMYPFTAVSPSYIPFLLLYLNQTLHSITSEERVENEEQGNEEPSLLIRKPRQTGAIGTKLPKFSNHSGQSRNSCVLRPFWVSFHQLGWDHWIIAPHRYNPGYCKGDCPRLLHSGYNSPNHAIIQNFINQVVDGSIPRPSCVPYSYGPISVLMIEPGGKILYKEYENMMAESCTCR; the protein is encoded by the exons ATGCCAGGGCTTCCCCAACACTTACTGTTTCTCTGTCTGTTTATTGGCCTTTTCCCCCCAGCCATTGGAGGGAATGGTTTGAGGGCACTGGCAAGGTCCAGTTCTTTGCCACTGATTCGGACGCTGATGGAACATGGGCCGCAGGTACCACACGTGGCTGCCAAACGGGACTTTAACGTGCAGCACCTGCGTTTCATGCTGGAGCTGTATAGGAAATCTGCAGATAGTGATGGCAGACCAAAGAATGGCCGGCAACCAGGAGTTGCAGTGAGGCTGGTAAGGCCTGTAAACCAGTCATCCTTTATTGCAG AAGGTCACTGGCACGTACAGAATCTTACTTTCAAACCCCAAGGTTTGGTACAAATAAAGCAGTTGGTAAAGGCTACTGTAATGCATCCTGGTGCACTTGTTTTGGGTGATGCTTGCTTCTCCTGCAAATTGGATTTTCTTGCAAATGCTGGTATCGTACTGAAGACCAGAGTTTTTCCTGGGAACCGAAAGTGGGCGGAGACGGATTTCACATCCCACCTCAAAGCTCTCATTGAAGGTCCAAGGATGCCTTTGAATCTTGAGCTGCAGCTTATATGCAGGAAAGTTAGAATGTACCCTTTTACGGCAGTCTCTCCTTCTTACATCCCATTCTTGCTCCTCTATCTTAACCAAACTTTACACAGTATAACCAGCGAAGAAAGGGTGGAAAATGAGGAGCAAGGTAATGAAGAGCCAAGCCTACTGATAAGGAAACCTCGTCAAACAGGGGCCATAGGTACTAAGCTTCCAAAGTTCTCAAACCATAGTGGACAATCAAGGAACTCATGTGTCCTACGCCCATTTTGGGTCAGCTTCCACCAGCTGGGATGGGATCATTGGATCATTGCACCCCATAGGTATAATCCTGGCTACTGCAAAGGAGACTGCCCAAGACTCCTTCACTCTGGTTATAATTCTCCCAATCATGCCATCATCCAGAACTTTATAAATCAGGTGGTTGATGGGAGCATCCCTCGCCCTTCATGTGTCCCATACTCGTATGGACCAATTAGTGTTCTTATGATTGAACCTGGAGGCAAAATTCTCTACAAAGAATATGAAAATATGATGGCGGAGTCTTGCACCTGTCGGTAG
- the RPS4X gene encoding 40S ribosomal protein S4, X isoform: MARGPKKHLKRVAAPKHWMLDKLTGVFAPRPSTGPHKLRECLPLIIFLRNRLKYALTGDEVKKICMQRFIKIDGKVRTDITYPAGFMDVISIDKTGEHFRLVYDTKGRFAVHRITAEEAKYKLCKVRKTWVGTKGIPHLVTHDARTIRYPDPLIKVNDTVQIDLETGKITDFIKFDTGNLCMVTGGANLGRIGVITNRERHPGSFDVVHVKDANGNSFATRLSNIFVIGKGNKPWISLPRGKGIRLTIAEERDKRLAAKQTSG, translated from the exons ATG gcTCGCGGACCCAAGAAGCATTTAAAGCGCGTCGCAGCACCCAAGCACTGGATGCTGGATAAGCTCACTGGAGTCTTT GCGCCACGTCCATCTACCGGTCCCCACAAACTTCGCGAGTGTCTGCCCCTGATCATCTTTCTGAGGAATAGATTGAAGTATGCTTTGACTGGGGATGAGGTAAAGAAGATATGCATGCAGCGCTTCATTAAGATTGATGGCAAGGTCCGCACAGATATCACATACCCAGCAGGATTCATGG ATGTCATCAGCATTGACAAGACTGGTGAACACTTCCGTCTGGTGTATGATACCAAAGGCCGATTTGCAGTGCACAGAATCACAGCTGAAGAGGCTAAG TACAAGCTGTGCAAAGTAAGGAAGACCTGGGTGGGAACTAAAGGCATCCCTCACTTGGTAACGCATGATGCCCGTACCATCCGTTATCCAGACCCCCTGATCAAAGTCAATGATACTGTCCAGATTGACCTTGAAACTGGAAAGATCACAGACTTCATTAAGTTTGATACCG GTAACCTCTGCATGGTGACTGGAGGTGCCAACTTGGGTCGTATTGGTGTTATCACCAACAGAGAGAGACACCCTGGCTCTTTTGATGTGGTCCATGTGAAAGATGCTAACGGAAACAGCTTTGCCACTAGGCTGTCCAACATTTTCGTCATTGGCAAA GGAAACAAGCCCTGGATTTCCTTGCCCCGTGGAAAGGGTATCCGCCTAACCATTGCCGAAGAGAGAGACAAGAGGCTGGCAGCCAAGCAAACCAGTGGTTAA